The following proteins are encoded in a genomic region of Burkholderia pyrrocinia:
- a CDS encoding DUF6429 family protein, translating into MNVDIAAIDDAVLALLYLTLHDHNRAWKSFDWEVLNRLHARGLVDDPVNKTKSVVLTDEGLRESARLFKRLFASSDTAAEP; encoded by the coding sequence ATGAACGTCGACATAGCCGCAATCGATGACGCGGTCCTTGCGCTCCTCTACTTGACTCTGCATGACCACAACCGCGCCTGGAAGAGTTTCGACTGGGAGGTGCTGAACCGGCTGCATGCGCGCGGTTTGGTCGACGATCCCGTCAACAAGACGAAGTCGGTCGTCCTGACCGACGAGGGCTTGCGAGAGTCGGCACGCCTTTTCAAGCGACTTTTCGCCAGTTCCGACACTGCCGCTGAACCGTGA
- a CDS encoding SWIM zinc finger family protein, whose protein sequence is MPGNVSLSDVISLAEIQALADPKSFERGKAYYHDGAVSRLTERDGVLSATVRGTYRYHVEFEVSDDGALDYACNCPVGDGGAFCKHAVAVALSWLENSGEEVFHDETPGPTRSRRKRKTHAELIREYLAALDEDALRNWLLDAAERDRSLRDRLLFEARAASAGDVASLRAAVRQLARVARPLGWDEAHVYGEGLFELADMLRRQLAGPHAALVVELAELAIADAEASLEQIDDSDGSVAPGIRELADLHLDACRRTRPDPVKLADRLFRVQAGGQWDTFYDVLPNYGEPLGETGLARYRELVEQHWSALPLLPPGRDDRRTYDTVRLNLEHAMESLAKHDGDVDALIRIWSKDLSGSYRFLQIAELCAAHDRFDEGLAWAERGIQEAPERHNSDLLGFCIVEYLRRRDFDRADALAWQRFETNPTADEFAALMKVAAKTARRDAVRERALVHLRTLARQSETSKESAKTRWGWQPSPRTELVKLLLADKDDLAAWDAFCGGPVATAVWSAMAAARAKTHPDDAIALYHRLLPVAVEHGTGNARYDDAFDVVRKIGALRGARRQQTEFDAELESIRKTYRAKRNFIKLLATLGVSAG, encoded by the coding sequence CTCGCGGCTGACCGAGCGCGACGGCGTGCTGTCGGCGACCGTGCGCGGCACGTACCGCTATCACGTCGAATTCGAGGTGAGCGACGACGGCGCGCTGGACTACGCATGCAATTGTCCGGTCGGCGACGGCGGCGCGTTTTGCAAGCATGCGGTGGCTGTCGCATTGTCGTGGCTTGAAAACAGCGGCGAGGAGGTCTTTCACGACGAGACGCCCGGACCGACACGTTCGCGGCGCAAGCGCAAGACCCATGCGGAGCTGATTCGCGAGTATCTGGCGGCACTTGACGAGGACGCCCTGCGGAACTGGCTGCTCGACGCGGCCGAGCGCGACCGGTCATTGCGCGACCGGTTGCTGTTCGAGGCGCGCGCCGCGAGTGCCGGCGATGTTGCGAGCCTGAGAGCTGCCGTCCGCCAGTTGGCGCGTGTGGCGCGGCCGCTCGGCTGGGATGAAGCCCATGTCTACGGGGAAGGCCTGTTCGAACTGGCGGATATGCTGCGCCGGCAACTGGCCGGCCCTCATGCCGCGCTGGTGGTCGAGCTTGCCGAACTCGCGATCGCGGACGCGGAAGCGAGCCTCGAGCAGATCGACGATTCGGACGGCAGCGTCGCGCCGGGGATTCGCGAGCTGGCGGACCTGCATCTCGACGCGTGCCGCCGGACCCGGCCTGATCCGGTGAAGCTCGCCGACCGTCTGTTCCGCGTGCAGGCCGGCGGGCAGTGGGATACGTTCTACGACGTGCTGCCGAACTACGGCGAGCCGCTCGGCGAGACGGGATTGGCCCGGTATCGCGAACTGGTCGAGCAGCATTGGTCCGCGTTGCCGCTACTGCCGCCGGGGCGGGACGATCGGCGTACCTACGATACGGTGCGTTTGAATCTCGAGCACGCGATGGAATCGCTGGCGAAGCACGATGGCGATGTCGACGCGCTGATCCGCATCTGGTCGAAGGATCTGTCCGGTTCATACCGGTTTCTGCAGATCGCGGAATTGTGCGCTGCCCACGATCGTTTCGATGAAGGTCTCGCGTGGGCGGAGCGCGGAATCCAGGAAGCGCCCGAGCGGCACAATTCGGACCTGCTAGGCTTCTGCATCGTCGAATACCTGCGCCGGCGCGATTTCGACCGGGCCGACGCGCTCGCCTGGCAGCGCTTCGAGACCAATCCGACCGCCGACGAATTCGCCGCGCTGATGAAGGTGGCTGCGAAGACCGCGCGGCGCGATGCCGTGCGCGAACGCGCGCTCGTGCATTTGCGGACGTTGGCGCGACAGTCGGAAACCTCGAAGGAGAGCGCGAAGACGCGGTGGGGCTGGCAGCCGTCGCCGCGCACCGAGCTAGTCAAACTGCTGCTCGCCGACAAGGATGACTTGGCGGCCTGGGACGCGTTCTGCGGCGGGCCGGTCGCGACCGCAGTCTGGTCGGCGATGGCAGCCGCGCGCGCGAAGACGCATCCCGACGATGCGATTGCGCTCTATCATCGGCTGCTGCCGGTTGCGGTCGAGCATGGCACGGGCAATGCGCGCTACGACGACGCGTTCGACGTCGTGCGCAAGATCGGCGCGCTGCGTGGGGCGCGTCGGCAGCAAACGGAATTCGATGCGGAGCTTGAGTCGATTCGGAAAACGTATCGCGCGAAGCGGAACTTCATCAAGCTGCTTGCGACGCTCGGCGTGTCGGCGGGGTGA